In the genome of Hymenobacter cellulosivorans, one region contains:
- a CDS encoding SusC/RagA family TonB-linked outer membrane protein: protein MYQPIRKTAFCLSWPLFVASGLPLAGAVLMPTQARAQAPQTISGKITSSDNGETLPGVTVLQKGTTNGVSSNSDGSFTLQAPLGSTLVFSAVGYVSREVTVTDPTVNVTLGADVKALSEVVVVGYGTQRAEAVTGSVASINGETLREVPSANISQALQGRLPGVEFAQSSSQPGAATQIRIRGTRSLGASNDPLIVLDGIPFPGSIGDINPNDIQSVDILKDASATAIYGSRGANGVVLITTKAGKKGQKPQITYDSFVGAKTLFAKYPMMNGPEFVALRKAAGLYKNALDEADDVDTDWQDLLYKTGIQSNHNLGVSGGTENGRYNFNAGYYQEEGVIPTQQYTRYSMRGTLDQGVGKYIRLGFTTNNTYNLSEGSNVGIYGILNSSPIANPYNADGSLKRTIRMPLDEQWVYTRDIVESLSDKWLSETRSIATYNTLFAEVKMPGVEGLKYRVNLGANYRQSQGGAYTGQGINAVNPTTVSTASVSNQATRDWTIENILSYDRTFAEKHNINALALYSASDNVFNQTRLAARDIPSDDFQYYNLGFAAGEITVNPNEQPYRKFGLLSYMGRVMYSYDDRYLVSATVRADGSSRLSPGNKWKTYPAVSVGWNVAKESFMQGISAINMLKLRAGYGITSNQAINPYATLGLLATRPYNFGPTNYQTGLFVSQLPNADLGWEFSKTWNYGLDFALLKNRLSGTVEYYLTNTEDVLLPLPLPATSGVDSYTANIGSTQNKGVELSLNGVIIENLNGWTWDVGVNMYANRNKITALAGEQQRDEGNWWFVGQPINVIYDYEKVGLWQEGDPYRNILEPGGNVGMIKVKYTGDYNSDGTPTRAIGPQDRQVIDVTPKFQGGLNTRVAYKGFDLSVVGAFQNGGILNSTLYGASGYLNLMNGRRGNVKVDYWTPENTGAKYPKPGGLASGDNPKYGSTLGYFDASYLKVRTISLGYNFDNNAWLKSAGVSRLRVYATAQNPFVFFSPYKKESGMDPETNSYADQNVAVTTGVPARLLTIGTNSPATRTYLVGLNFTF, encoded by the coding sequence ATGTATCAACCAATACGCAAAACGGCCTTCTGCCTGAGCTGGCCGCTGTTTGTGGCCTCCGGGCTACCCCTGGCTGGGGCGGTGCTAATGCCTACTCAGGCCCGGGCCCAAGCTCCCCAAACCATTTCGGGCAAGATTACCAGCTCCGACAACGGCGAAACGCTGCCCGGCGTAACGGTGCTGCAAAAAGGCACGACCAACGGTGTTTCCTCCAACTCCGACGGTTCCTTTACCCTGCAGGCGCCCCTGGGTAGCACCCTGGTGTTCAGTGCCGTAGGCTACGTAAGCAGAGAAGTAACCGTAACCGACCCCACGGTGAACGTTACGCTGGGCGCCGACGTGAAGGCCCTGAGTGAAGTGGTAGTAGTTGGCTATGGCACTCAGAGAGCAGAAGCGGTAACTGGTTCGGTTGCTTCTATCAATGGAGAAACCTTACGCGAAGTACCCTCGGCTAACATCTCTCAGGCCTTGCAAGGCCGTTTGCCCGGTGTAGAGTTTGCCCAATCCTCCTCCCAGCCGGGTGCTGCCACCCAAATCCGGATACGTGGTACCCGCTCACTCGGTGCCAGCAACGACCCGTTGATTGTATTGGATGGTATTCCTTTCCCGGGTTCGATTGGCGACATCAACCCCAATGATATTCAGAGTGTAGATATCCTGAAAGATGCGTCGGCCACGGCTATTTACGGGTCACGTGGGGCAAACGGAGTTGTCTTGATAACCACTAAAGCAGGTAAAAAAGGGCAAAAACCACAAATAACCTACGACAGCTTTGTTGGCGCCAAAACGCTTTTCGCCAAATACCCCATGATGAATGGGCCGGAGTTTGTTGCGCTTCGCAAAGCAGCTGGCCTGTATAAGAACGCCTTGGATGAAGCCGACGACGTAGATACCGATTGGCAGGATTTGTTGTATAAAACCGGTATCCAATCCAACCATAACCTAGGCGTTTCCGGGGGCACTGAAAACGGGCGTTATAATTTCAATGCGGGTTATTATCAGGAAGAAGGGGTAATTCCTACACAGCAATACACCCGTTATTCCATGCGTGGAACGCTTGACCAGGGCGTTGGTAAATACATCCGGTTGGGTTTCACTACCAATAATACCTATAACCTATCCGAGGGTTCCAACGTGGGTATCTATGGCATCCTGAACTCCTCGCCAATCGCCAATCCTTACAATGCTGATGGTAGCTTAAAAAGAACCATTAGAATGCCCTTGGATGAGCAATGGGTGTATACCCGGGACATAGTAGAAAGTTTGAGCGATAAATGGTTAAGTGAAACCAGATCTATAGCCACCTACAACACCCTATTTGCGGAAGTTAAAATGCCCGGCGTAGAGGGCTTGAAGTATCGGGTCAACCTCGGGGCAAACTATCGGCAAAGCCAGGGCGGCGCTTACACCGGACAGGGAATCAACGCGGTGAACCCCACGACCGTTTCTACGGCATCCGTTAGTAACCAGGCTACCAGAGACTGGACTATTGAAAATATTCTGTCTTACGACCGCACCTTTGCCGAGAAGCATAATATAAATGCGCTTGCCTTATATTCTGCCTCGGATAACGTTTTCAACCAGACCAGACTTGCCGCCCGGGATATTCCTTCCGACGACTTCCAGTACTATAATCTGGGTTTTGCGGCCGGCGAAATCACCGTAAACCCCAACGAACAACCCTACCGGAAATTCGGTCTGCTGTCCTACATGGGGCGCGTGATGTACTCCTACGACGACCGGTATCTGGTATCGGCCACGGTCCGGGCGGACGGCTCTTCCAGACTTTCCCCTGGCAATAAATGGAAAACCTACCCGGCCGTGTCGGTAGGCTGGAACGTGGCCAAAGAGTCGTTTATGCAGGGTATCTCTGCTATAAACATGCTGAAACTGCGGGCTGGTTACGGCATTACGTCAAACCAGGCGATTAACCCCTATGCTACCCTGGGCCTGTTGGCTACCCGGCCCTACAATTTCGGTCCAACCAATTACCAGACGGGCCTGTTCGTAAGCCAGCTGCCAAACGCTGATTTAGGATGGGAATTCTCTAAAACCTGGAACTACGGGTTGGATTTTGCCCTCCTGAAAAACCGTCTTTCGGGCACCGTTGAGTACTACCTCACCAACACCGAGGATGTGCTACTGCCCTTGCCCTTGCCTGCCACTTCGGGCGTAGATAGCTATACGGCCAACATTGGATCTACCCAAAACAAAGGGGTGGAGCTGTCCTTGAATGGGGTAATCATTGAGAACCTCAATGGTTGGACCTGGGATGTGGGTGTGAACATGTACGCCAACCGCAACAAGATTACCGCGCTAGCCGGTGAACAACAGCGGGACGAAGGAAACTGGTGGTTTGTTGGCCAGCCGATTAACGTAATCTATGATTACGAGAAAGTGGGACTGTGGCAGGAAGGAGACCCCTACCGGAACATTCTGGAGCCCGGCGGGAACGTGGGCATGATCAAGGTGAAGTACACCGGCGATTATAACTCAGATGGTACCCCTACCCGCGCCATTGGCCCGCAAGACCGTCAGGTCATAGATGTTACCCCGAAATTCCAAGGCGGTTTAAACACCCGTGTGGCCTATAAAGGATTTGATCTGAGTGTAGTAGGTGCTTTCCAGAACGGCGGCATCCTCAACAGCACGCTGTATGGCGCCTCGGGCTACCTGAACCTGATGAACGGTCGTCGAGGCAACGTGAAAGTGGATTACTGGACTCCGGAAAACACGGGTGCCAAATATCCTAAGCCCGGTGGCCTGGCCAGCGGCGACAACCCCAAGTATGGCAGCACGCTAGGGTATTTCGATGCCTCCTATCTGAAGGTCCGCACCATTTCGCTGGGCTATAACTTCGATAACAACGCCTGGCTGAAAAGCGCCGGCGTTAGCCGACTACGGGTGTACGCCACGGCTCAAAACCCATTTGTGTTCTTCTCGCCCTACAAGAAGGAATCGGGCATGGACCCTGAGACCAACTCGTACGCCGACCAGAACGTGGCCGTAACGACCGGCGTTCCAGCCCGTCTGTTGACCATAGGTACGAACTCGCCTGCAACCCGCACCTACCTGGTGGGCCTGAACTTTACCTTCTAA
- a CDS encoding LacI family DNA-binding transcriptional regulator, which translates to MIKCVKCKLADDVMKAGFIRGRQRFFCKACDYHFTEEKSAQVPERKRHQTTISDVAKALGVASSTVSRALNGHSDISPNTRQAILEVARQLDYQPNLLAQSLKSSETYTIGVLIPDIERPFFATAVSGIQQVAAESGYRVMICQSKESYQTEVSNVQALIASRVDGLLICHSRETENFDHVRADACRGIPVVHFDRVCNEVNSAQVMLDDWGGAFAVTEHLILEGCERIAILAGPDALLISKQRIGGYLNALHHYGIEPREELRINTDFRTESAVAALDRWLALPEPPDAIFAVNYTNALDVIQALKQRGIRIPEDIAVVGYGDEFLASMIEPALTTVDLHPYRIGQQAARLFLDQVRLKENFKPRTYVLSGDLVIRQSSLKGKGPLFRLSI; encoded by the coding sequence ATGATAAAGTGCGTTAAATGCAAGCTGGCCGACGATGTCATGAAGGCCGGCTTCATCCGCGGCCGCCAACGGTTCTTCTGCAAAGCCTGCGACTACCACTTCACGGAAGAAAAATCGGCGCAGGTGCCGGAGCGCAAGCGCCACCAGACCACCATCAGCGACGTGGCCAAGGCCCTGGGCGTGGCATCTTCCACGGTTTCCCGGGCCCTGAACGGGCACAGCGACATTAGCCCCAACACGCGCCAAGCCATTCTGGAAGTGGCCCGCCAGCTTGATTACCAACCCAATCTGCTGGCCCAAAGCCTTAAAAGCAGCGAAACCTATACCATCGGGGTCCTCATTCCCGACATTGAGCGGCCCTTCTTTGCTACGGCCGTCAGCGGCATTCAGCAAGTGGCGGCCGAATCGGGCTACCGCGTGATGATTTGCCAGTCGAAGGAGTCGTATCAGACAGAGGTGAGCAACGTGCAGGCCCTGATTGCCAGCCGCGTCGACGGGCTGCTGATCTGCCACTCCCGCGAAACCGAGAACTTCGACCATGTACGAGCTGATGCCTGCCGCGGCATCCCGGTGGTGCACTTCGACCGGGTCTGCAACGAAGTAAATAGCGCCCAGGTGATGCTTGATGACTGGGGCGGGGCCTTTGCCGTAACCGAGCATCTGATTCTGGAAGGTTGTGAGCGTATTGCCATCCTGGCCGGCCCCGACGCGCTGCTGATCAGCAAGCAGCGTATTGGCGGCTACCTCAACGCCCTGCACCACTACGGCATTGAGCCCCGGGAAGAGCTACGTATCAATACCGACTTCCGGACGGAGTCGGCGGTGGCGGCCCTGGACCGGTGGCTGGCCTTGCCCGAGCCGCCCGATGCCATTTTCGCGGTGAACTACACCAACGCCCTGGATGTGATTCAGGCCCTGAAGCAGCGCGGCATCCGGATTCCGGAAGATATTGCCGTGGTCGGCTACGGTGACGAGTTCCTGGCTTCGATGATAGAGCCGGCGCTGACTACGGTGGACCTTCACCCCTACCGCATCGGACAGCAGGCCGCCCGCCTGTTTCTGGACCAGGTGCGACTCAAGGAGAATTTTAAGCCCCGCACCTACGTGCTGTCCGGCGACCTAGTGATTCGGCAGTCGTCGTTGAAAGGCAAAGGTCCGCTGTTCCGATTGAGTATTTAA
- a CDS encoding SDR family NAD(P)-dependent oxidoreductase yields MPHVNGHAVHTSTITHQNSFSLEGQLALITGGGSGIGLAIASCMVHAGATVIITGRREEVLKEAVESLGEAAHYMVNDICDLASIEDMVAELEASYGPLDIVVNNAGINLKKPALQVTDEEFNNILHTNLNSVFALTRACARRMVERQRGVILMISSMAAYYGIDRVVAYAASKSAVEGMVKVLASEFSGANVRVNAIAPGFIETEMSRKAMNNDPDRRDRAMRRTPMGKFGQPQDIGNAAVFLASDAARYITGASLPVDGGNSIGF; encoded by the coding sequence ATGCCGCACGTGAACGGCCACGCCGTGCACACCAGTACGATTACGCACCAGAACAGCTTTTCCCTGGAAGGGCAGCTGGCTTTAATTACCGGCGGTGGTAGTGGCATCGGCCTGGCTATTGCCAGCTGCATGGTGCACGCTGGCGCCACGGTTATCATCACCGGCCGCCGCGAGGAAGTGCTGAAGGAAGCCGTGGAATCGCTGGGCGAAGCTGCGCACTACATGGTCAACGATATTTGCGACCTTGCTTCTATCGAGGACATGGTTGCCGAACTCGAAGCCTCCTACGGGCCCCTGGATATCGTGGTCAATAATGCCGGTATCAACCTGAAAAAGCCCGCTTTGCAGGTAACGGACGAAGAATTTAACAACATCCTGCACACCAACCTGAACTCGGTATTTGCCCTGACCCGCGCCTGCGCCCGGCGCATGGTGGAGCGGCAGCGCGGCGTGATTCTGATGATTTCATCCATGGCCGCTTACTACGGCATCGACCGGGTAGTGGCTTACGCGGCCTCGAAGTCGGCCGTGGAAGGCATGGTGAAGGTGTTGGCTTCGGAGTTTTCGGGTGCCAACGTGCGCGTCAACGCCATTGCCCCAGGCTTTATCGAAACGGAAATGAGCCGCAAAGCCATGAACAACGACCCCGACCGCCGCGACCGGGCTATGCGCCGCACCCCCATGGGCAAGTTTGGCCAGCCCCAGGATATCGGCAATGCCGCCGTGTTCTTGGCTTCCGACGCGGCCCGCTACATCACCGGGGCCTCCCTGCCTGTCGACGGGGGCAACTCTATCGGATTCTGA
- the uxuA gene encoding mannonate dehydratase, which produces MLHTMRWFGPHDPVSLFDIRQAGCAGVVTALHQLPVGAVWPVEEIQRRQQLIEADNASYSSLHWAVVESLPVHEDIKKGRASRATYLENYKESLRNLAACGIRTVCYNFMPVLDWSRTNLSYQMPDGSLALRFVWQDFALFDLCILKRPGAEADYEAEVATAARAQFAQMTPEQLAELTNTVLLGLPGSEEAFELAGFQALLDEYASIDSQALRQNLYYFIREVGPVAQEVGINLCIHPDDPPYPLLGLPRVVSTEADLAELLAAYDEPANGLTFCTGSLGVRPDNDLAGVVRRFGSRIHFVHLRATKREENPRNFHEADHLTGDVDMYSVVRELVLEEQRRAQTGEVNASLPMRPDHGHQMLDDLKKKTYPGYSAIGRLRGLAELRGLEHGIRHALAAEAHLAARLTTNFSLANS; this is translated from the coding sequence ATGCTTCACACCATGCGCTGGTTCGGCCCCCACGACCCGGTTTCCCTCTTCGACATTCGCCAGGCCGGTTGTGCCGGCGTGGTAACGGCTCTGCACCAGTTGCCAGTAGGTGCTGTATGGCCCGTCGAAGAAATCCAGCGCCGCCAGCAGCTTATCGAAGCCGATAACGCCAGCTACTCGTCCCTGCACTGGGCCGTGGTGGAAAGCCTGCCCGTGCACGAAGATATCAAGAAAGGCCGCGCCTCGCGCGCTACCTACCTAGAGAACTACAAAGAGAGCCTGCGCAACCTGGCTGCCTGCGGTATCCGCACGGTGTGCTACAATTTTATGCCCGTGCTCGACTGGTCACGCACCAACTTAAGCTACCAGATGCCCGACGGCTCGTTGGCGCTGCGCTTCGTGTGGCAGGACTTCGCTTTATTCGACCTTTGCATTCTAAAGCGTCCCGGCGCCGAGGCCGACTACGAGGCCGAAGTAGCTACGGCGGCCCGCGCCCAGTTTGCCCAGATGACGCCCGAGCAGCTGGCCGAGCTGACCAACACCGTGCTACTGGGCTTGCCCGGCTCGGAAGAAGCCTTTGAGCTGGCTGGTTTCCAGGCCCTGCTCGATGAGTACGCCAGCATCGACAGCCAGGCCCTGCGCCAGAACCTGTACTACTTTATCCGGGAAGTTGGTCCCGTAGCCCAGGAAGTGGGCATCAACCTCTGCATTCACCCCGACGACCCGCCGTATCCACTGCTGGGTTTGCCCCGGGTAGTAAGCACCGAGGCAGACCTGGCTGAGCTACTGGCCGCCTACGATGAGCCCGCCAACGGCCTCACGTTCTGCACCGGCTCCCTGGGCGTACGCCCCGATAATGACCTGGCCGGCGTGGTGCGCCGCTTTGGCTCCCGCATCCATTTTGTGCACCTGCGGGCTACCAAGCGGGAAGAGAATCCGCGAAACTTCCACGAGGCCGACCACCTTACCGGCGACGTGGATATGTACAGCGTGGTGCGCGAACTGGTGCTGGAAGAGCAGCGCCGGGCCCAGACTGGGGAAGTCAATGCCTCCCTGCCGATGCGCCCCGACCACGGCCACCAGATGCTCGACGACCTGAAGAAGAAAACCTACCCCGGCTACTCCGCCATTGGCCGCCTCCGCGGGCTGGCCGAGCTCCGGGGCCTCGAACACGGCATCCGCCATGCCCTGGCCGCCGAAGCCCACCTAGCCGCCCGGCTTACCACCAATTTCTCGCTAGCCAACAGCTAG
- a CDS encoding outer membrane beta-barrel family protein: protein MFKSLIRSFRLALVALLWVVALGKAGGAWAQSGGGTVRGTLLDAVSSQPVPFANVVLLRAQDSSFVAGAQTTEAGNFVLEKVAVGNYTLRATVLGYRAGRKPVAVTAAAPTVQLGMLRLRPTTTQLQDVVVQGERHVVVNNLDKKVINVAKDLTSVGGTASDVLQNVPSVTVDQSGAVSVRGSSNVTIYIDGKPSGAAGGGRATSLDQIPASQIESVEVITNPSARYDAEGATGIINIVLKKERKEGWNGVATANVGTKDKYNTSLSLNYHKGKLNVFSSYDFRQDRRTGYGSLDQKTTTTSATTGQQQTLQLLQNRSGVGYNTSHAVRLGLEYNLTPTQTLTLSVQPRLNSSSSIDDLLSRQTNLADNSAVQLGTNNRYNNGAGRNRSADLSLDYRRTWEGQKGRELTASAVYTPISSHNTISSRLYYLTDGSTTAQQQVFDNHVDQASGQADYVRPFGEKGRLETGAKSVLRQYDNTYTFHSSAPLKFDPSNHFLYQEYIQAAYANYANASGNLSYQAGLRVEQTNTHGNQLSTGEQFRRSYLNLFPSAVLSYDLSKEQQVRLSYSRRVQRPDQGELNPFTDRSDQLNLRTGNPLLLPEYIHSLELGNQRFFGATSSVTATAFYSLETATIKDFRQVITDPLTGSQVTSTTRLNLGDETNYGLELVGSTSLTPIWKLNANASGFRRIIKGTGPSTDINNSNFVYTARVNTTVSATKKLDFQVSVNYRSPVVTAQGRRQTAFNTDFAAKQTVLNDRGTISLRVSDVFNTLRFNFDAYGPGLDAVSRNKRESRIAFLGFTYRFGNTKHEPARKHHEASPDSSGFE, encoded by the coding sequence ATGTTCAAGAGTCTGATACGTTCGTTTCGGCTGGCGCTGGTAGCGCTGCTGTGGGTAGTAGCGCTGGGTAAGGCAGGCGGGGCCTGGGCGCAGTCGGGCGGCGGGACGGTGCGCGGCACCCTGCTCGACGCCGTGAGCAGCCAGCCCGTGCCCTTTGCCAACGTGGTACTGCTCCGGGCCCAGGATTCCAGCTTTGTGGCCGGGGCGCAAACCACCGAGGCGGGAAATTTTGTGCTTGAAAAAGTAGCTGTCGGCAACTACACCCTGCGCGCCACGGTGCTGGGCTACCGGGCCGGCCGCAAGCCAGTAGCCGTAACGGCCGCCGCGCCCACGGTGCAGCTGGGCATGCTGCGGCTGCGGCCCACCACCACTCAGCTGCAGGATGTGGTCGTGCAGGGCGAACGGCATGTGGTTGTCAACAACCTCGACAAGAAGGTTATCAACGTGGCGAAAGACCTGACCAGCGTGGGTGGCACCGCCTCCGACGTACTCCAGAACGTGCCTTCCGTGACCGTCGACCAAAGCGGGGCGGTGAGTGTGCGCGGTTCCAGCAACGTGACCATCTACATCGACGGCAAGCCCAGCGGAGCGGCGGGCGGGGGCCGGGCCACGTCGCTGGACCAGATTCCGGCCAGCCAGATTGAAAGCGTGGAAGTCATTACCAACCCCTCGGCCCGCTACGACGCGGAAGGGGCCACTGGTATTATCAACATCGTGCTCAAAAAGGAGCGTAAGGAAGGTTGGAATGGCGTAGCCACGGCCAATGTGGGCACCAAGGACAAGTACAATACTTCCCTGAGCCTGAACTACCACAAAGGCAAGCTCAACGTGTTCAGCAGCTACGACTTCCGCCAGGATCGGCGCACTGGTTACGGCTCTCTGGATCAGAAAACCACGACTACCAGCGCCACCACGGGCCAGCAACAAACCCTGCAGCTGCTTCAGAACCGCAGCGGTGTGGGCTACAACACCTCCCACGCAGTGCGCCTCGGTCTGGAGTACAACCTGACGCCCACCCAAACGCTTACCCTTTCAGTACAACCCCGCCTGAATAGTAGCTCCTCCATCGACGACCTATTGTCGCGCCAAACCAATCTGGCCGACAATTCCGCGGTGCAACTGGGTACGAACAACCGTTATAACAACGGCGCCGGCCGCAACCGCTCCGCCGACCTGAGCCTGGACTACCGCCGCACCTGGGAGGGGCAGAAAGGTCGGGAGCTGACGGCCAGCGCCGTGTATACGCCCATCAGCAGCCACAATACCATCAGCTCCCGCCTGTATTACCTTACCGACGGCAGCACCACCGCGCAGCAGCAAGTATTCGACAACCACGTAGATCAGGCTTCGGGCCAAGCAGATTACGTGCGGCCGTTTGGCGAGAAAGGCCGGCTGGAAACCGGGGCCAAAAGTGTACTGCGCCAGTACGACAACACCTACACCTTCCACAGCTCCGCGCCGCTGAAGTTCGACCCTTCCAACCATTTTCTTTACCAGGAATACATTCAGGCCGCTTACGCCAACTACGCCAATGCCAGCGGCAACCTCTCGTACCAGGCCGGCCTGCGGGTCGAGCAAACCAACACCCACGGCAACCAGCTCTCCACCGGGGAACAGTTCCGGCGCAGCTACCTCAATCTGTTTCCCAGTGCCGTGCTTTCCTACGACCTAAGCAAGGAGCAACAGGTGCGCCTTAGCTACTCGCGCCGGGTGCAGCGCCCCGACCAGGGCGAGCTGAACCCCTTCACCGACCGGTCGGACCAACTCAACCTGCGGACCGGCAACCCGCTGCTCCTGCCCGAATACATTCACTCCCTGGAGCTGGGCAACCAACGCTTCTTCGGAGCCACCAGCTCCGTGACGGCCACCGCCTTTTACAGCCTCGAAACGGCCACTATCAAGGATTTTCGCCAGGTAATCACCGACCCGCTCACCGGCAGCCAGGTCACCAGCACTACCCGCCTTAACCTGGGCGACGAAACCAACTACGGCCTGGAGCTGGTAGGTAGCACCAGCCTGACGCCAATCTGGAAGCTGAATGCCAATGCCTCGGGCTTCCGCCGCATCATCAAGGGCACCGGGCCCAGCACCGATATCAACAACAGCAACTTCGTGTATACGGCCCGGGTGAATACTACCGTCTCGGCGACCAAAAAGCTAGATTTCCAGGTGTCAGTCAATTACCGTTCCCCGGTCGTGACGGCCCAGGGACGGCGCCAGACGGCTTTTAACACCGACTTCGCCGCCAAGCAAACTGTGCTCAACGACCGGGGCACCATTTCCCTGCGCGTGTCGGACGTGTTCAATACTCTGCGCTTCAACTTCGACGCCTACGGCCCCGGCCTCGACGCGGTGAGCCGCAATAAGCGGGAGTCGCGCATTGCCTTTCTGGGCTTCACCTACCGCTTCGGCAATACCAAGCATGAGCCCGCCCGCAAGCACCACGAGGCTAGTCCGGATAGCAGCGGGTTTGAGTAG
- a CDS encoding alpha-glucuronidase family glycosyl hydrolase, giving the protein MLLRSLLFLLFFVVAAHRSVADDGYRLWLKYDLVQDNGLRKDYQKAAGFIAGSGNSPILQTAATELQQGLQGLLGKNVPVVTGAEKKKGGILFSVDATANVSGQPLGKDGYHIAAQNGNLVITGKTDAGVLYGVFALLRQLQTRQSIKNLELTSTPRIQYRLLNHWDNPNGTVERGYAGSSIWKWYELPERLDPRYQDYARANASIGINGVVINNVNASARYLTPEYIEKVAALAGVMRPYGIRVYMSVLWAAPKVIGGLSTSDPLDPKVKQWWTDRTNEIYKAIPDFGGFLVKANSEGEPGPQDYGRDHADGANMLADALGQHDGLVMWRAFVYKANSNGDRFKEAYAEFKPLDGRFKPKTLVQVKNGPIDFQSREPFHPLFGAMPRTPLVLEVQLTQEYLGFATHMVYLAPMFKETLDGDTYANGKGSTVAKVVDGSVDNHSISGIAGVANIGSDRNWTGHPMGQANWYAFGRLAWDHTLSSQAIAEEWTRMSLTNDAPAVRTIADVMVKSRDIYVRYTTPLGLHHIMGQSIHYGPEPWLASSARPDWTSVYYHKADAAGLGFDRTAKGSNALSLYKPEAQQLWNDPKTCPPDYLLWFHHVGWNQELSTGRTLWNELCTRYYTGVDSVTWMQQQWAAVKPQIDPELHADVTGRLQTQHKEALWWRDACVLYFQTHAKQPIPAPFAPPTRTLDDIKRLVMIYQLR; this is encoded by the coding sequence ATGTTGCTTCGCTCCCTTCTGTTCCTGCTGTTTTTCGTCGTGGCTGCTCACCGCAGCGTGGCCGACGACGGCTACCGGCTGTGGCTGAAGTACGACTTGGTGCAGGACAACGGGTTGCGCAAGGACTACCAGAAGGCGGCCGGCTTTATTGCTGGTTCCGGCAATTCGCCTATCCTGCAAACGGCTGCCACTGAACTTCAGCAGGGTTTACAGGGCTTATTGGGGAAGAATGTGCCGGTTGTAACTGGGGCCGAAAAGAAAAAAGGCGGCATCCTTTTTTCCGTGGATGCTACCGCAAACGTTTCCGGACAGCCGCTGGGCAAGGATGGCTACCATATTGCGGCCCAAAACGGCAACCTGGTCATTACTGGTAAAACCGACGCGGGGGTGCTGTACGGGGTGTTTGCCCTGCTGCGCCAGCTCCAGACGCGGCAGTCAATCAAGAACTTAGAGCTGACCAGTACCCCCCGGATTCAGTACCGCCTGCTCAACCACTGGGACAATCCCAACGGCACCGTGGAGCGGGGCTACGCGGGTTCCAGCATTTGGAAATGGTACGAGCTGCCCGAGCGCCTCGACCCGCGCTACCAGGATTACGCCCGCGCTAATGCTTCTATTGGTATTAATGGTGTGGTAATCAACAACGTAAATGCCAGTGCCCGCTACCTCACGCCCGAATACATTGAAAAAGTAGCTGCCCTGGCCGGCGTCATGCGGCCCTATGGTATTCGGGTGTATATGTCGGTGCTGTGGGCCGCGCCCAAGGTTATCGGCGGGCTGAGCACGTCCGACCCGCTCGATCCTAAAGTCAAGCAGTGGTGGACCGACCGCACCAACGAAATCTACAAGGCCATTCCCGACTTCGGCGGCTTTCTGGTGAAGGCTAATTCGGAAGGGGAGCCCGGCCCCCAGGATTACGGCCGCGACCATGCCGACGGGGCCAACATGCTGGCCGACGCCCTGGGTCAGCACGACGGGCTGGTCATGTGGCGGGCCTTTGTGTATAAAGCCAACTCCAACGGGGACCGGTTCAAGGAAGCTTACGCCGAGTTTAAGCCCCTCGACGGCCGCTTCAAGCCCAAAACCCTGGTGCAGGTTAAGAACGGCCCGATTGATTTTCAGAGCCGGGAGCCGTTTCACCCCCTGTTCGGGGCCATGCCGCGCACCCCGCTGGTGCTGGAAGTGCAGCTGACGCAGGAATACTTGGGCTTCGCGACCCACATGGTGTACCTGGCGCCCATGTTCAAGGAAACCCTGGACGGCGACACCTACGCCAATGGCAAAGGCTCGACGGTAGCCAAGGTGGTGGATGGCAGTGTGGATAACCACTCCATCAGCGGCATTGCCGGCGTGGCCAACATCGGCTCGGACCGCAACTGGACCGGCCACCCGATGGGGCAGGCCAACTGGTACGCTTTCGGCCGCCTGGCCTGGGACCACACGCTTTCTTCCCAGGCCATTGCCGAGGAATGGACCCGTATGAGCTTGACCAACGACGCACCGGCCGTGCGTACCATTGCCGACGTGATGGTCAAGTCCCGCGACATCTACGTGCGCTACACCACGCCGCTGGGTTTGCACCACATCATGGGCCAGAGCATTCACTACGGCCCTGAGCCCTGGCTGGCGAGCAGCGCCCGGCCCGACTGGACCTCGGTGTACTACCATAAGGCCGACGCCGCGGGTCTGGGCTTCGACCGGACCGCCAAGGGCAGCAACGCCTTGAGCTTATATAAGCCCGAAGCGCAGCAACTCTGGAACGACCCCAAAACCTGCCCGCCTGACTACCTGCTCTGGTTTCACCACGTGGGCTGGAATCAGGAGCTGAGCACCGGCCGCACCCTGTGGAACGAGCTCTGCACCCGCTACTACACCGGCGTCGACTCCGTGACCTGGATGCAGCAGCAGTGGGCCGCCGTGAAACCCCAAATTGACCCGGAGCTGCACGCCGACGTAACCGGCCGCCTCCAGACCCAGCACAAGGAAGCCCTCTGGTGGCGCGACGCCTGCGTGCTCTACTTCCAGACCCACGCCAAGCAGCCGATTCCGGCGCCTTTTGCGCCACCCACGCGCACCCTCGACGACATCAAACGCCTGGTTATGATTTACCAGCTGCGCTAA